The following are encoded together in the Equus quagga isolate Etosha38 chromosome 1, UCLA_HA_Equagga_1.0, whole genome shotgun sequence genome:
- the RAP2B gene encoding ras-related protein Rap-2b, which produces MREYKVVVLGSGGVGKSALTVQFVTGSFIEKYDPTIEDFYRKEIEVDSSPSVLEILDTAGTEQFASMRDLYIKNGQGFILVYSLVNQQSFQDIKPMRDQIIRVKRYERVPMILVGNKVDLEGEREVSYGEGKALAEEWSCPFMETSAKNKASVDELFAEIVRQMNYAAQPNGDEGCCSACVIL; this is translated from the coding sequence ATGAGAGAGTACAAAGTGGTGGTGCTGGGCTCGGGCGGCGTGGGCAAGTCCGCGCTCACCGTGCAGTTCGTGACGGGCTCCTTCATCGAGAAGTACGACCCCACCATCGAGGACTTCTACCGCAAGGAGATCGAGGTGGACTCGTCGCCGTCGGTGCTGGAGATCCTGGACACGGCGGGCACCGAGCAGTTCGCGTCCATGCGGGACCTGTACATCAAGAACGGCCAGGGCTTCATCCTCGTCTACAGCCTCGTCAACCAGCAGAGCTTCCAGGACATCAAGCCCATGCGGGACCAGATCATCCGCGTGAAGCGGTACGAGCGCGTGCCCATGATCCTGGTGGGCAACAAGGTGGACCTGGAGGGCGAGCGCGAGGTCTCGTACGGCGAGGGCAAGGCCCTGGCCGAGGAGTGGAGCTGCCCCTTCATGGAGACGTCGGCCAAAAACAAAGCCTCGGTGGACGAGCTGTTCGCCGAGATCGTGCGGCAGATGAACTACGCGGCGCAGCCCAACGGCGACGAGGGCTGCTGCTCGGCCTGCGTGATCCTCTGA